The following proteins come from a genomic window of Myroides odoratus DSM 2801:
- a CDS encoding KGG domain-containing protein: MNHQNSRHSQSQSSRQSHLYHMAEEIYQLGYEHGYDDGADDERYDDEMDQEDMEYFFDDEDFDYDGEDDYGYDHRSNFDEGDHPRDAQGRFVSKSRRGRSQGSGNSSSYNNNSNYGSSSGRRSSGSSNHMGQGSGRRSYNSTSQSGQSSTGRGSYNSNTNRSNSSSGSNRGTGRRGFAAMSKAKRTEIARMGGRASHGGGRSTSNARR; encoded by the coding sequence ATGAATCACCAAAATTCAAGACACAGTCAGTCTCAAAGTAGTAGACAATCGCATCTCTACCACATGGCAGAAGAAATTTACCAATTAGGTTACGAACATGGATATGACGACGGAGCAGATGATGAGCGTTACGATGATGAAATGGATCAAGAAGACATGGAATACTTCTTTGACGACGAAGACTTTGATTATGACGGAGAAGATGACTATGGTTATGATCACCGCTCTAACTTTGACGAAGGAGACCATCCTCGTGATGCACAAGGACGATTTGTATCCAAATCAAGACGAGGTAGATCTCAAGGATCTGGAAATTCATCTAGTTACAACAATAATAGTAACTATGGCTCTTCTTCTGGAAGAAGATCATCTGGTTCATCTAACCACATGGGCCAAGGTTCTGGAAGAAGATCGTATAATTCTACTTCTCAGAGTGGTCAATCTTCAACAGGAAGAGGATCGTATAATTCAAACACAAACCGCTCGAATTCATCTAGTGGTTCAAATAGAGGTACTGGTCGTCGAGGTTTCGCAGCAATGAGCAAAGCGAAGAGAACTGAAATAGCGAGAATGGGTGGTCGTGCATCCCATGGTGGCGGACGTTCAACAAGCAATGCTAGAAGATAA
- a CDS encoding tetratricopeptide repeat-containing sensor histidine kinase, which yields MRDQVLVYFLVLVAVFSLTHCTKKQFATATDIDQLYAVQYDNTYKDSLAKELSSSVTHALSLSNNAYNRSVIDSTLRLLRWTLDSVNFQKLANKSVSYALSKNDLPHLASTYNNMGMYYHDSYQLDSTFYYYIKTANVYRELHDSVKIGETKFYQARLLFEMGLHMESESKVSQALSLLNAYPHNPVNFEANQLMGLCLMERNNNKEAENYFKIAVKQILLDIAKYKVLDTKRAKMAIGNAYGNLAEACYNQNKFEEARSYVLEGQKYLEKDTPIMLVSFLRNTLAQCNYRLTQNSDYIQEVRKSFSDDSILGNAFRMHYTAMNLANLYLLEKNRKEAIYWAEVAYNNATTHHVLPQQVQTLEFLLTHSNYPMQEQVKKLIRLRQALTSQENQTRNTFARIAYETETIEKENDLLKDRIYITIILGAVLLLLLIFTIFRYQLKIKNKELLLVKAQRKANESINELIVERNLMSLDIKKSERNRIAKNLHDAVVNTIFGIRFHMQLLETPNEEAKTILIDELEKLENNTRDISHALLDNTLFNENQFEQLVTDLVSFQVNAWNTQFTVTYDPDINFELLEANTKVNLYYILREAIQNTNKYSKAANCDITFTREAQRIKLTIQDNGIGFEKMDTKGMGLSNMRERAEQVNATITITSKLNKGTTITLWIPLSPSS from the coding sequence ATGAGAGACCAAGTGCTTGTATACTTCCTTGTGTTAGTGGCTGTTTTCAGCCTGACGCATTGTACCAAGAAGCAGTTTGCTACAGCAACAGATATTGATCAATTGTATGCGGTACAATATGATAATACCTATAAGGATAGTCTCGCCAAAGAACTCTCTAGTTCCGTCACTCATGCGTTAAGCTTATCCAATAATGCCTATAACCGAAGCGTTATTGACAGCACCTTGCGTTTACTTCGTTGGACGTTAGATTCTGTTAACTTTCAAAAACTGGCAAATAAAAGTGTCTCGTATGCCTTGAGCAAAAACGATTTGCCTCATTTAGCTAGCACCTATAACAATATGGGAATGTACTATCACGACAGCTATCAGTTGGACAGTACCTTCTATTACTATATCAAAACAGCCAATGTTTATAGAGAATTACACGATTCTGTCAAAATAGGAGAAACTAAATTCTATCAAGCTCGTTTATTGTTTGAAATGGGACTGCATATGGAAAGTGAGTCCAAAGTTTCTCAAGCGCTTTCTTTACTCAATGCATACCCTCATAATCCCGTTAATTTTGAAGCGAATCAACTGATGGGACTATGCTTAATGGAACGCAACAACAATAAAGAAGCTGAAAACTACTTTAAAATTGCCGTGAAGCAAATTTTACTTGATATTGCGAAATATAAAGTACTCGATACCAAGCGAGCTAAAATGGCCATTGGCAATGCCTATGGAAACTTAGCGGAAGCGTGTTACAATCAAAATAAATTTGAGGAAGCCCGATCGTATGTACTAGAAGGGCAAAAATATTTAGAAAAGGACACCCCTATTATGCTGGTCTCTTTCTTGAGAAATACCTTGGCACAATGTAATTATCGATTAACCCAAAATAGCGATTATATTCAAGAAGTACGCAAAAGCTTCAGTGATGATTCCATTCTAGGCAATGCTTTCCGCATGCATTATACCGCCATGAATCTGGCTAATCTTTACCTATTAGAAAAGAACCGCAAAGAAGCAATTTACTGGGCTGAAGTAGCCTACAACAATGCGACAACACATCACGTACTGCCTCAACAAGTTCAAACCTTGGAGTTTTTATTAACCCATAGTAACTACCCCATGCAGGAACAGGTTAAAAAACTAATTCGCCTGCGACAAGCACTTACTTCACAAGAAAATCAAACCAGAAATACCTTTGCGCGTATCGCTTATGAAACAGAAACCATTGAGAAAGAAAATGATTTACTCAAGGATCGCATTTATATTACCATCATTCTTGGAGCAGTTTTACTATTACTCTTAATTTTTACCATCTTTCGCTATCAATTGAAAATAAAAAACAAAGAGCTTCTACTCGTTAAAGCACAGCGAAAAGCAAATGAAAGTATCAACGAACTAATTGTTGAGCGCAATTTAATGTCCTTGGATATTAAGAAATCGGAGCGCAATCGAATCGCTAAGAATCTACATGATGCGGTGGTCAATACTATTTTTGGTATTCGCTTTCACATGCAACTCCTAGAAACTCCGAATGAGGAAGCCAAAACTATCTTGATTGATGAGTTAGAAAAATTAGAAAACAATACTCGAGATATCTCTCATGCTTTATTAGACAATACCTTGTTTAATGAAAATCAGTTTGAACAATTGGTCACGGATTTGGTTTCTTTTCAGGTGAATGCATGGAATACACAGTTTACGGTTACATATGATCCAGATATCAACTTTGAACTGTTAGAAGCCAATACGAAAGTAAATTTATACTATATCTTACGCGAAGCGATTCAAAATACCAATAAATATTCTAAAGCGGCTAATTGTGATATCACTTTTACAAGAGAAGCACAAAGAATAAAACTTACGATCCAAGATAATGGAATTGGTTTCGAGAAAATGGATACGAAAGGTATGGGGCTTTCCAATATGCGCGAGCGTGCAGAACAAGTAAACGCAACGATAACAATTACTTCCAAATTAAATAAAGGAACAACCATTACCCTTTGGATTCCCTTATCTCCTAGCAGCTAA
- the rlmF gene encoding 23S rRNA (adenine(1618)-N(6))-methyltransferase RlmF: MKDAKKVQKKLHERNKHQHGYDFNQLKLVVPELEAFIIKNPSGRDTIDFALPEAVVLLNKAILMHDYKITFWEMPKTNLCPPIPGRADYIHYIADLMAEDNGGKVPTGGGVKVLDLGIGANVIYPIIGVAEYGWEFVGSEVDVVSIQTASHIVDNNPHLKNKVTIRQQKSKRNILKNIIGEKEYFDVVICNPPFFSSRAEVLAKTTQKLRNLGKEVIGKPVQNFSGQNNELWCEGGEKAFITNYIYESKHFKRQAVWFTTLVSNKDNLKPLQALLKRSEVAEVRVIHMEQGNKISRILAWKY; encoded by the coding sequence ATGAAAGACGCTAAAAAAGTACAAAAGAAATTACATGAACGCAATAAACACCAACATGGATATGATTTTAATCAATTGAAATTGGTGGTTCCTGAATTAGAAGCTTTTATTATAAAGAATCCATCGGGAAGGGATACGATTGATTTTGCTCTTCCTGAAGCTGTTGTACTGCTCAATAAAGCAATCTTGATGCACGACTATAAGATAACGTTTTGGGAAATGCCTAAGACGAATCTTTGTCCACCAATCCCAGGACGTGCAGATTACATTCACTATATCGCGGATTTAATGGCGGAAGATAACGGAGGGAAGGTTCCTACCGGTGGAGGAGTGAAGGTGTTGGATTTGGGTATTGGTGCCAATGTGATTTATCCTATTATCGGTGTGGCGGAATATGGTTGGGAATTTGTCGGTTCTGAAGTCGATGTAGTATCAATTCAAACAGCAAGTCACATTGTGGATAATAATCCGCATTTAAAAAATAAAGTGACGATTCGCCAGCAAAAGAGCAAGCGAAATATCTTGAAAAATATCATCGGAGAAAAAGAATACTTCGATGTTGTTATTTGCAATCCACCTTTCTTTTCATCTAGAGCAGAAGTATTAGCTAAAACAACCCAGAAGCTTAGAAATTTAGGTAAAGAGGTAATCGGAAAACCCGTACAGAATTTCAGCGGTCAGAATAATGAATTGTGGTGTGAAGGCGGAGAAAAAGCATTCATTACAAACTATATTTACGAGAGTAAACACTTCAAAAGACAAGCAGTTTGGTTTACTACTCTAGTTTCAAATAAAGACAACCTAAAACCACTACAGGCGTTATTGAAGCGATCTGAGGTGGCTGAAGTACGCGTTATCCACATGGAACAAGGCAATAAAATTAGCCGCATATTGGCGTGGAAATATTAA
- a CDS encoding LysR family transcriptional regulator, protein MRWNLEWIRTFKAIYETGTLSAAAQELFISQPGVSLHLNSLEAYTGYKLFDRSARKMVPTEKGKILYNFVLESLNKLEVAEQHFHKRAQTDRTTISVGMCFETFQYTLEEHIATLPFNLIIKFGEYPQMQQDLDHGLLDLIITPQKGNQQNLEYTAFSKERLVLIAGNQTDTTEIEQHLANQQITAVSELLKQQLWYSTAADMEHLKNFWLAHFKQHPDFSPNYIVPNISSIIRCLSDGVGFAIVPDFLCQDSIQSGKIKLVWEGIQPLENTLYFGTRKKTMYAAEIGQLEELLKEKWSV, encoded by the coding sequence ATGCGTTGGAATCTAGAATGGATCAGAACCTTTAAAGCGATTTACGAAACGGGCACACTATCTGCTGCGGCTCAAGAATTGTTTATCTCCCAACCCGGGGTAAGTTTACATCTAAACTCTCTAGAGGCTTATACGGGATATAAACTTTTTGATCGTTCTGCTAGGAAAATGGTTCCTACAGAAAAAGGAAAAATACTGTATAACTTTGTATTAGAATCGCTCAATAAATTAGAAGTTGCAGAGCAACATTTTCACAAACGCGCCCAGACAGATCGCACGACAATTAGCGTGGGTATGTGTTTTGAAACCTTTCAATATACACTGGAAGAACATATTGCTACACTTCCCTTTAATTTAATTATTAAGTTTGGCGAATATCCGCAAATGCAACAGGATCTAGATCATGGATTACTGGACTTAATTATTACCCCACAAAAAGGAAATCAACAAAACCTGGAGTACACTGCTTTCTCTAAAGAGCGATTGGTACTTATTGCAGGTAATCAAACCGATACGACAGAAATTGAACAACACTTAGCCAATCAACAAATCACAGCAGTAAGCGAGTTGCTTAAACAACAGTTGTGGTACAGTACTGCAGCAGATATGGAGCACTTAAAGAATTTCTGGTTGGCCCATTTTAAACAACACCCTGATTTTAGTCCGAATTACATCGTTCCTAATATCAGTTCTATTATTCGCTGTTTAAGTGATGGTGTCGGATTTGCTATTGTACCCGATTTCCTTTGTCAGGATAGTATCCAATCGGGTAAGATTAAATTGGTATGGGAAGGAATCCAACCGTTAGAAAATACTTTGTACTTCGGCACGAGAAAGAAAACCATGTATGCAGCAGAAATCGGTCAATTGGAAGAACTGCTGAAAGAGAAATGGAGCGTATGA
- a CDS encoding NAD(P)H-dependent oxidoreductase — protein MKKIFIINGGQTFAHSGGLFNNTVTNWTADTLRELGHEVRITNINNPYTPAEEAENYKWADVIIYHTPIWWFQVPNGLKKYIDEVFTAGHNNGIYANDGRSRKNPDINYGTGGLMQGKHYMVTSSWNAPQTAFTLAGEFFDEHSEDEGVLFGFHKMNQFIGLTKLEGFHFHDLEKNCTAARLQAYHQDYVAHLKKQFTNFIGVS, from the coding sequence ATGAAAAAGATATTTATTATTAATGGAGGGCAGACGTTTGCACATTCTGGAGGTTTATTCAATAATACTGTAACCAATTGGACAGCAGATACGCTTCGTGAATTAGGGCATGAAGTACGCATCACCAATATAAATAATCCTTATACGCCAGCAGAAGAAGCTGAAAATTACAAATGGGCGGATGTCATTATTTACCATACACCTATCTGGTGGTTCCAAGTACCGAATGGACTAAAAAAGTACATTGATGAAGTATTTACGGCAGGACATAACAACGGCATTTACGCCAATGATGGAAGAAGTAGAAAGAATCCAGACATCAACTATGGTACTGGGGGATTAATGCAGGGAAAACACTATATGGTGACGAGTTCATGGAATGCGCCTCAAACAGCCTTTACATTAGCAGGGGAGTTTTTTGATGAACATTCGGAAGACGAGGGTGTTTTGTTTGGCTTCCACAAAATGAATCAATTTATTGGTTTAACCAAGTTGGAAGGATTTCACTTTCACGATTTAGAAAAAAATTGCACAGCAGCGAGATTACAAGCGTATCATCAAGACTATGTTGCACACCTAAAAAAACAATTCACTAACTTTATAGGAGTATCATGA
- a CDS encoding putative quinol monooxygenase, whose protein sequence is MNISITAIIKAKPEYGAEVLAVLLQMVEQSRQEAACLQYDLHQDQSDACTFVFYEIWRDQQGLDQHNQQAYIQEFGALVETQLQEQPQLFITKKI, encoded by the coding sequence ATGAACATTAGTATAACTGCTATTATTAAAGCCAAACCTGAATATGGAGCAGAAGTTTTGGCTGTATTGCTTCAGATGGTTGAGCAAAGCCGTCAAGAAGCGGCTTGTTTGCAATACGATTTACATCAAGACCAATCCGATGCGTGTACGTTTGTATTTTATGAAATTTGGCGCGATCAACAAGGATTAGACCAGCACAATCAACAGGCTTACATCCAAGAATTTGGTGCCTTAGTAGAGACTCAATTACAAGAACAACCACAATTATTTATCACAAAAAAAATATAA
- a CDS encoding aldo/keto reductase produces MEYRKLGNTDLELSAITYGAFAIGGTMWGGNEQKDSIASVKASIDHGVTTLDTAPFYGFGLSEEMIGQAIKGYDRSKIQLLSKFGLVWDGSNNGKGEFFFDAGEGGKQIPVYKYASKANVIKEVEESLKRLQTDYIDLLQIHWPDQTTPIAETMEALELLLQQGKIRAAGVSNYSVDQVKEARQTLNIASNQVGYSMLNRGIEQDLVPYALDHNLGIIVYSPMERGLLTGKYFNEGKLKDNDHRNGYFQQFDLAKVEAFLQAITPLAQDKGATLSQLVLRWTTLQPAISVVLAGSRNAEQAIANAQAMNINLTEADLQFIHAELAKI; encoded by the coding sequence ATGGAATACAGAAAATTAGGAAATACAGATTTAGAATTATCCGCAATCACCTATGGTGCATTTGCTATTGGAGGAACGATGTGGGGCGGAAATGAACAAAAAGATTCTATAGCCTCTGTTAAAGCATCCATTGATCACGGGGTAACCACGTTAGATACAGCACCTTTCTATGGGTTTGGATTAAGTGAGGAAATGATTGGTCAAGCTATCAAAGGGTATGACCGAAGTAAAATCCAACTGCTTAGTAAATTTGGTTTAGTATGGGACGGTAGTAATAACGGCAAAGGAGAATTCTTCTTTGATGCAGGAGAAGGAGGGAAGCAAATTCCGGTATATAAATACGCTTCGAAAGCCAATGTAATTAAAGAAGTAGAAGAGAGTTTAAAACGCTTGCAAACGGATTATATCGACTTGTTGCAGATTCACTGGCCAGATCAAACGACGCCTATTGCAGAAACCATGGAAGCATTGGAACTGCTACTTCAACAAGGAAAAATACGCGCTGCAGGGGTGAGTAATTACAGTGTAGATCAAGTAAAAGAAGCTCGTCAAACGTTGAATATCGCGAGTAATCAAGTAGGATATAGCATGTTAAATAGAGGTATAGAACAAGATTTAGTTCCTTATGCCTTGGATCACAACTTGGGTATTATTGTTTATAGCCCAATGGAAAGAGGATTATTAACAGGGAAATACTTTAACGAGGGAAAACTAAAAGACAATGACCACAGAAACGGGTATTTCCAACAGTTTGATTTGGCGAAAGTAGAAGCGTTTCTACAAGCGATTACGCCATTGGCACAAGATAAAGGAGCTACACTTTCTCAATTGGTATTGCGTTGGACCACTTTGCAACCCGCTATTTCAGTGGTATTAGCAGGTTCTCGTAATGCAGAACAAGCCATCGCCAATGCTCAAGCGATGAATATTAACTTGACAGAAGCAGATTTGCAATTCATTCATGCGGAATTAGCTAAAATCTAA
- a CDS encoding S66 family peptidase: MKTLVQPQCLQKGDTVATISLSWGGAGDLPIRYQAGKKQIEEQFGLKVVETTHALQPAQWIYEHPEARANDLMEAFKNPAIKAIFSTIGGEESIRLLKYIDFDVIRQNPKIFLGFSDTTVTHFMCLKAGLSSFYGTSVLVGFAENGGMHSYQIEDIKRTFFDTAPRGEIKPNTGWTTEFLDWFDPSLQPVKRALTPSEGWDFTRGKGKVQGPLIGGCMEVLEMIKGTVLWPELEVWKGAILFLETSEEKPEPFYIRHWLRGYAAMGILEVINGLIIGRPYDNLHAVEYKQAILQVLDEEGLTDLPVIMQMDFGHTCPTFTLPYGRLAEMDMEAKRFAILESGVQ; this comes from the coding sequence ATGAAAACATTAGTACAACCACAGTGCCTACAAAAAGGAGATACCGTAGCCACGATTTCCTTGTCTTGGGGTGGAGCAGGTGATTTACCTATCCGTTATCAAGCTGGTAAAAAACAGATCGAAGAACAATTTGGATTGAAGGTTGTTGAAACCACACATGCGTTACAACCAGCACAATGGATTTATGAGCATCCGGAAGCGAGGGCGAATGATTTAATGGAAGCATTTAAAAATCCAGCAATTAAAGCTATTTTTTCTACTATTGGAGGAGAGGAAAGTATTCGTCTTCTGAAGTATATTGATTTTGATGTTATTCGTCAAAACCCGAAGATATTTTTGGGGTTTTCTGATACAACCGTCACGCACTTTATGTGTTTAAAAGCTGGATTAAGTTCTTTTTATGGAACTTCGGTTTTAGTTGGTTTTGCCGAAAATGGAGGGATGCATTCGTATCAGATAGAAGATATCAAACGAACCTTTTTTGATACGGCTCCGAGGGGAGAAATCAAACCCAACACAGGGTGGACTACCGAGTTTTTAGATTGGTTTGATCCTTCTTTACAGCCTGTAAAAAGAGCACTTACTCCGAGTGAAGGATGGGATTTTACAAGGGGCAAAGGAAAGGTACAAGGGCCTCTGATTGGCGGTTGTATGGAAGTCCTGGAAATGATAAAAGGGACGGTATTATGGCCGGAATTGGAGGTATGGAAAGGGGCTATTCTATTTTTGGAAACCTCAGAAGAAAAACCTGAACCGTTTTATATCAGACATTGGTTACGCGGGTATGCAGCTATGGGAATATTAGAGGTAATAAACGGCTTGATTATTGGACGCCCGTATGATAATCTGCATGCGGTGGAATACAAACAAGCGATTTTACAAGTACTGGATGAGGAAGGATTGACGGATTTACCTGTAATTATGCAGATGGACTTCGGTCATACTTGCCCTACGTTTACCTTGCCGTATGGACGATTGGCTGAAATGGATATGGAAGCAAAACGATTTGCTATTTTAGAGTCGGGCGTGCAGTAA
- a CDS encoding cysteine hydrolase family protein, with translation MKKALLIVDIQNDYFEQGAWELVGSTAASLQAQKVLHHFRKEHLPIIHIQHFAVGEGLPFFKPNTPGVEIHDNVKPLASEKVIAKHYPNSFKETELLEYLQENGITSLVIMGMMTHMCIDATTRAAKDFGFDCTVISDACASRDLELQGKIVKASEVHTAFLSALGFAYANVLPAEVYLTSNNQ, from the coding sequence ATGAAAAAAGCATTGTTAATCGTCGATATTCAAAATGACTATTTTGAGCAAGGAGCCTGGGAATTAGTAGGATCTACAGCAGCAAGTTTACAAGCACAGAAAGTACTCCACCATTTTAGAAAAGAGCATTTACCCATTATTCATATTCAACATTTTGCCGTTGGAGAGGGACTTCCATTCTTTAAGCCCAATACACCGGGTGTTGAAATACACGATAATGTGAAACCTTTAGCCTCGGAAAAGGTCATTGCAAAGCATTATCCAAATAGCTTTAAAGAGACGGAGTTGTTGGAATATTTGCAAGAAAACGGAATTACATCTTTAGTGATTATGGGGATGATGACTCATATGTGTATTGATGCAACCACACGCGCAGCAAAGGATTTTGGTTTTGACTGTACGGTTATTTCGGATGCTTGTGCATCAAGAGATCTAGAATTGCAAGGAAAAATAGTAAAGGCCTCGGAGGTGCATACGGCTTTTCTATCTGCCTTGGGGTTTGCTTACGCAAATGTTCTACCAGCTGAGGTATATTTAACTTCCAATAATCAATAA
- a CDS encoding DMT family transporter, whose translation MTKIQENMTQGWINGLIGVILFSGSLPATRIAVLELDPVFLTVVRATIAGILAVVTLFIFKEKKPSKSQIGSLLIVSLGVVVGFPLLTALALQYITSAHSIVFLGILPVATAVFGIIRGGERPKPIFWLFSILGSLLVIGYAVAQGLTASPIGDLLMIAAILLCGLGYAEGAKLSKSLGGWQVISWALVLSLPLMLLLSVAYWPSTLEGISTSAWVSLAYVSLFSMFIGFIFWYKGLAQGGIATIGQLQLLQPLFGLALAGLLLKEEVSIGMIIVTFFVILCVAGTKKFAK comes from the coding sequence ATGACAAAAATACAAGAGAATATGACACAAGGCTGGATTAATGGCTTAATCGGGGTAATTCTGTTTAGTGGCTCATTACCAGCTACAAGGATTGCCGTTTTAGAACTAGATCCGGTGTTTTTAACGGTAGTTCGCGCTACGATTGCTGGTATTTTGGCCGTAGTAACCTTATTTATTTTTAAAGAAAAAAAACCAAGTAAAAGCCAAATAGGATCTTTGCTTATCGTTTCGTTAGGTGTGGTGGTTGGTTTTCCTTTGCTAACGGCTTTGGCTTTGCAATACATTACTTCTGCCCATTCTATTGTCTTTTTGGGAATCTTGCCTGTAGCGACTGCTGTATTTGGAATTATAAGAGGAGGGGAGCGTCCAAAACCTATTTTTTGGCTTTTTTCTATTCTTGGAAGCCTCTTAGTTATTGGTTATGCGGTAGCTCAAGGTTTAACGGCTTCGCCAATTGGAGATCTATTGATGATTGCTGCCATTCTACTATGTGGATTAGGCTATGCAGAAGGCGCTAAATTATCTAAATCACTAGGTGGATGGCAAGTTATTTCTTGGGCTTTAGTACTTTCTTTGCCACTCATGTTGCTATTGTCTGTGGCGTATTGGCCTTCCACACTCGAAGGTATTAGTACTAGCGCTTGGGTGAGTCTAGCTTATGTATCTTTATTTAGCATGTTTATCGGTTTTATTTTTTGGTATAAAGGATTGGCACAAGGTGGAATTGCTACGATCGGTCAATTGCAATTGCTACAGCCTTTATTTGGGTTAGCCCTAGCAGGTTTACTCCTAAAAGAAGAAGTGAGTATCGGAATGATTATCGTAACCTTCTTTGTTATTCTTTGTGTAGCAGGAACCAAGAAATTTGCTAAATAA
- a CDS encoding ribonucleotide-diphosphate reductase subunit beta — MSIFDKRVSYKSFEYPGVYQFTDAINKSFWVQSEVDFTADTQDFHSHLTTDEKLAIKNSLLAIAQIEVAIKTFWGNLYLHFPKPEFNGLGTTFAECEFRHSEAYSRLLDVLGYNDEFDALLEIPVIKERIEYLSKVLENANHTDRKKYVVSLILFSLLIENVSLFSQFAIILSFTRFKGLMKNISNIIAWTSVDEQVHANAGIYIINIVRKEFPDFFDQELIDHIHEVVHHSIDIESKILDWIFDAKVIETVKKEDLLNFMKFRVDESMLKIGLDKVYHVTAEEYAPMKWFEEEVFANTLDDFFAKRPVDYTKHDKSFTSEDLF, encoded by the coding sequence ATGTCTATTTTTGATAAAAGGGTGAGTTATAAATCTTTTGAATATCCTGGGGTTTATCAATTTACAGATGCTATTAATAAATCGTTTTGGGTACAAAGTGAAGTTGATTTTACAGCAGATACACAAGATTTTCATTCGCATTTGACCACAGATGAAAAATTAGCCATTAAAAATAGCTTGCTAGCTATTGCTCAAATTGAAGTGGCCATCAAAACTTTTTGGGGAAATCTGTATCTACATTTTCCAAAACCAGAGTTCAATGGCTTAGGCACAACGTTTGCGGAGTGCGAATTTAGACATTCTGAAGCGTATTCAAGATTATTGGACGTATTGGGATATAATGATGAATTTGATGCCCTTTTAGAAATTCCAGTAATTAAAGAACGCATTGAGTATTTGAGTAAAGTACTGGAAAATGCCAATCATACTGATCGTAAAAAGTATGTGGTTTCTTTGATTCTATTTTCATTATTAATAGAAAATGTATCTTTGTTTAGTCAATTTGCTATCATCTTATCTTTTACTCGTTTTAAAGGATTGATGAAAAATATCAGTAACATTATTGCTTGGACTTCAGTAGATGAACAAGTACATGCGAATGCAGGGATTTATATCATCAATATTGTGCGCAAAGAATTCCCCGATTTCTTTGACCAAGAATTAATTGATCATATACACGAAGTGGTTCATCATTCTATAGATATTGAGAGTAAAATATTAGATTGGATTTTCGATGCGAAAGTTATTGAAACCGTTAAAAAAGAAGATTTATTAAACTTTATGAAGTTTAGAGTAGATGAAAGTATGCTTAAAATTGGTTTGGATAAAGTATATCATGTGACAGCAGAAGAATATGCCCCAATGAAGTGGTTTGAGGAAGAGGTATTTGCGAATACTTTAGATGATTTTTTTGCCAAACGCCCCGTGGATTATACCAAACACGACAAGAGTTTTACTTCAGAAGATTTGTTTTAG
- a CDS encoding GNAT family N-acetyltransferase: MVTLQPYISEYYDDLTAYCLDEEQTQFSMVPQQILNNPEVLAKVERTQYCILYHAKPVGFFSLDTSTDRLVYTLNQHAILLRALSLNPQYQGKGIAKQAMLLLPDFVKTHYPSIDEIVFGVNVENEQAYQLYLKTHYRDTQKVYQGVKGPQRVMSQKIK, encoded by the coding sequence ATGGTCACGTTACAACCCTATATATCCGAATATTATGATGATTTAACTGCGTATTGCTTAGACGAAGAGCAAACGCAATTTTCTATGGTTCCACAGCAAATCTTAAATAACCCAGAGGTTCTGGCTAAAGTTGAACGCACACAATACTGCATTTTATATCATGCTAAACCCGTAGGTTTCTTTTCGTTGGATACCTCAACTGATCGTTTAGTTTATACCTTAAATCAACATGCTATTTTACTACGCGCACTCAGTCTCAATCCTCAATATCAAGGAAAGGGCATTGCCAAACAAGCCATGCTATTATTACCTGATTTTGTGAAAACCCATTATCCATCGATTGATGAAATTGTTTTTGGTGTCAATGTTGAGAATGAACAAGCCTATCAATTGTATCTTAAAACACACTACCGAGATACGCAAAAGGTTTATCAAGGTGTCAAAGGACCTCAACGTGTCATGTCGCAAAAAATAAAATAA